TACTCTTAACTTTTTGTTTTACCCTTATTTCCCAGTAATTCTATTTTTGTAATTACATCCAGCGGGTTAAACGGTTTTATTAAGCATTCATCCAGTCCATACATTTTCCTTATATACTCATAACTATCAGTTAAATAATAACCGGTCATCGCGATTATAGGTATTCCCGATGTTTCTTCTTTCTTTCTTAATTCATCAGCTACTTGAAACCCGTTTTTTCCTTCCATTTTGAGATCCAGTAAGATAACGTCCGGTTTATGCTTAATTACATTTTCCAGCGCTT
The Elusimicrobiota bacterium genome window above contains:
- a CDS encoding response regulator, which produces MKTKKTKVMIIDDEKVFLEELKETLKLSGYKTITFSDGTKALENVIKHKPDVILLDLKMEGKNGFQVADELRKKEETSGIPIIAMTGYYLTDSYEYIRKMYGLDECLIKPFNPLDVITKIELLGNKGKTKS